The genome window cccgagcactctctcccggatatgcactttcttggtcctcggggaaccgagtgctcggggcgttcacggccccgagcactctctcccgaaactaacttccttgggtcctcggggtactcgggtgatcgggggccaccgtccgcagccccgagcacacccttcccggtactcggcttttctggtcgtcgggggacttgagtgctcgggggccactgttcacggccccgagcactctcttcccggcgcttggtcttctcgggtcatcgggaaacttgggtactcggggaccactgttcttggcctcgagcaccatctcctgggacttagtcttctcataCCCCGCGGAGAAGATCCCCGTAGAAGGGCGCCAtatggcaaactgctgatctggcctcgggattcggggacccctggttcctgtgtcaccgacaaacggtattttactaaaatgcatcactcaggaagatgagagaaaaatgCTCTTtgatatccacggaggcatatgtggtagccacgcttaaTACCGCACTCTGGTAAAAAAAAGTGTTCcagcaaggattctattggcccacggACCTCCAAGATGCCTGTGAGCTAATGAAACAGTACGAGTCGTGTCAATACCACGGCTAAAATATCAACCTATCAGTTCAGGCACTacaaccataccactctcttggtctttcgctgtctgggggctcgatatcgtaggaccattccctaaagccccagacGGTTTTGAGTTTCTGTTCGTGccaatcgacaaattcactaagtggatcgaggctgagcccatcaggaagatcaccaccACTGTCacaattaagttcatacgagggttGGTGGTGCGGTTTGGCAGTCCGAACTGCACAATCATGGATAATGAAACTCATTTCTCCAGTAGTGCTTTTTGAGACTATTGCGAAGAGCTCGGGATCAAGGTTTGTTATGCGTCTAATGACTCACCTCCAAAGCAACAGACAGGTCGAAAGAGCGAATgagatgatactgcaagggattaaaactcgggtcttcgactAGCTTAAAAGATATTCAAGACGCTAGGTGGAGGAACTCCCCACAATACTCTGGTCGTTACGAACAACCCCTAGCCAGGTCATAGCTAAAACCCATTTTTTCCTGGTTTTGGGCGTCGACgcaatgctcccctctgaaATCGCCCTTCAATCGTCTCAAGTCAGCAATTACTCGGATAATGGCCAGGTGGCATGacgggaggatgacataaacttgATCGAAGAGTTTCGCGAATGTACTCTAATTTGAGCCGCCCGTTCTCAGCAGAGCCTCATACGCTCCCACGACAGAAAGGTGCAGAAGCGAACACTGGTCATAtgcgacctcgtccttaggcaaatctAGAATAAGACCAGTCGAATGATTTCATGAACTGTCTTACTAATTtaccctcttgtttcatttatcCAGTCTCCTCCGCATATCTGTGACTTCGTGGAATTGCTAGACATGAAATAAAATACGCACCAGAAGTGGTAGGTCGACATGAGTATGCAGCGGAGGAGGGAAACGTATAAACGCTAGGAGTACGAGTAACAATAGGAGGAACTACGACTCAAGCGTCAGGAGGTGCGTATGAGAAAGGCAACCATTGAGCTCGTCACAGCTGAGGCACGTgaagcagagagagaaaggaagtgAGAGGGGGCCCGTCACGCTAAAGCCATTGCCCGTCGCGTTAAAGCGAAGGGCCTTAATGCCCTGTGAATGGGTAAATATTCTAAGTGTACTCAGTAGAGTACATCTATTATAATCCggtctatttttattccctaatgTATGTTTGGTTTAGCAACGATATACTATTAAGTTGGTCTTTAGACGTATCGTACATGTCAATATTTGTTGTTATCATTTTTTTATGGTTAAGATCCGTTCGCACAACGACGAAAAACTCTATATcgcatgtaatgtttatcaatATATGTAACGGCTATACCTAGTTATATGATAATagtacttcacaactattattattcgataaattagattttgCATCCTCTAAATATTACTTCCCTAAAAAGTTACctacataaataaattaaatgaataataaaataccAACAAAATTACATTGAAATAAATTTACACACTCAATCATTATgttgttttatttatttattcactCGTGCCCTGATAAAACTAAATTGTGCTACAAAACCAATTCGCTTATATTTTATAGCAAAATACGACAACATATGAATTTAAAAAACGATAAAAGCGAAACGATGCAATCGTCGAACTGAAAGCAGTGACACAACACGACTTGAGCAACTGGCATATTTTAATTCCAGAATTGATTTTTTAATGTTTGAGATACTTAAATACATACGCtagattttcatatttttagatttttgccccCTCACGTCTCACCCCTTCCCCACCACACGTGTCCTTACCCTCCCGAACCCACCGCCTCTTTCCCGTAGCCGCCGACTTGCATTTACCCCCATCCTTTTCCCCCGCCGAAGCTTCGAGACCGTCACCTCTCCCTATTTATTCCTCCACTGCCCCCCATTCTCACCTTCAAGAACATCGCATAATCCACAAGACAAAGGCAGAAGcatcggcggcagcggccggaAGAAGATTGTGTTGAGGAGGAGCCAGTTGAGGAGGAGCCAGCTTTTACTGATTCCTTCAGTTTGTTGCCAAGAAGAGGAGAGCAAATCATGGGGATGGCGgtgaggagggagagggacgcAGAGGCCGAGctgaacttgccgcccgggttCCGGTTCCACCCGACGGACGACGAGCTGGTGGAGCACTACCTGTGCCGGAAGGCGGCGGGGCAGCGCCTCCCGGTGGCCATCATCGCCGAGGTAGACCTGTACAAGTTCGACCCGTGGCACCTGCCGGAGCGGGCGCTGTTCGGCACCAGGGAGTGGTACTTCTTCACGCCCAGGGACCGCAAGTACCCGAACGGGTCACGCCCCAACCGCGCCGCGGGCAACGGGTACTGGAAGGCCACCGGCACGGACAGGCCCATCGCGCCCCGCGGGCGCACGCTGGGTATCAAGAAGGCGCTCGTCTTCTACGCCGGCAAGGCGCCGCGCGGGATCAAGACGGACTGGATCATGCACGAGTACCGGCTCGTCGACGCCGGGCGCGCCACAACAGCCAAGAAGGGATCGCTCAGGGTAAGACGATTGAGTATTCTTtcaacttgttttttttttttcatctggaAATTGAAGATGGTCGCTTCGATCGATTTGGGGGTGAACAAATTAACTTAAATTGTGTCTTGATCTGTGCGTGCAGTTGGATGATTGGGTGCTGTGCCGGCTGTACAACAAGAAGAACGAGTGGGAGAAGATGCAGCTGGGGAAGgaggccgcctccgccgccaccaaggaggaggcggcggacatgACCACCTCCCACTCGCACTCGCACTCGTGGGGCGAGACGCGCACGCCGGAGTCCGAGATCGTGGACAACGACCCGTTCCCGGAGCTGGACTCGTTCCCGGCGTTCCAGGACCCGGCCGCGCAGATGATGGTGCCCAAGAAGGAGCAGGTGGACAACGGGGACGCCGCCAAGAACCTGTTCGTGGACCTTAGCTACGACGACATCCAGAGCATGTACAGCGGGCTCGACATGCTGCCGCCGACCGGGGATGACTTGTACTCCTCGCTCTTCGCATCGCCGAGTGTCAAGGGGAACCAGccagccggcgccggcggcttgGCCCCCTTCTGAAGCAAGACGACGTCATGGGGAGGGAACATGATGATCTTGCAGGGTTACAAACTCTGTAAATACGGCATAGGAGTCGAACCAGAACCAGAACCTGGACCTGGACCTGGACCTGATGGGGGTGACGAGGTTCAGAGTGTCGGTGCAGTTTATATGGAGTCTCAGTGTTGGCGCCGTTAGATACATGTAGCCTTTTCTCCTCTTAGATTAAACCAACGAAATTTTGTTGTTCTTGCCTACCAAGCTGCCTCGTGTTTTATGTTATTTTCGCGTGCTTGCACATAGTATGCTGAGTGGCCAAAGCTCGA of Phragmites australis chromosome 3, lpPhrAust1.1, whole genome shotgun sequence contains these proteins:
- the LOC133913636 gene encoding NAC domain-containing protein 2-like translates to MGMAVRRERDAEAELNLPPGFRFHPTDDELVEHYLCRKAAGQRLPVAIIAEVDLYKFDPWHLPERALFGTREWYFFTPRDRKYPNGSRPNRAAGNGYWKATGTDRPIAPRGRTLGIKKALVFYAGKAPRGIKTDWIMHEYRLVDAGRATTAKKGSLRLDDWVLCRLYNKKNEWEKMQLGKEAASAATKEEAADMTTSHSHSHSWGETRTPESEIVDNDPFPELDSFPAFQDPAAQMMVPKKEQVDNGDAAKNLFVDLSYDDIQSMYSGLDMLPPTGDDLYSSLFASPSVKGNQPAGAGGLAPF